GAGGACGGCCGTGCGGCCTCCGCCGCCGGGCAGTACGAAACCGTCCTGGCCGTACGCGGCACCCGCGCGGTGCTGGATGCCGTCGCCACGTGCTGGCGTTCTGCCGGCTCGGATCGGGTGGCCGGCTACCGGGGGCGCTTCCACCCGTCGTACGAGCCGGACGAACCCGGCGGCGTCCCGATGGCGGTGCTGGTGCAGCGGCTGGTGGAAGCGGAGATGTCCGGGGTGATGTTCACCCCCGACCGGACGCGGACGAGTACGCGGATCGAAGCAGCCTGGGGGCTCGGACCCAGCGTGGCCGACGGAACGCTCACCCCCGACAGCTACGAGGTCGGCGCGACCTGGCGGATCACTCGTCTCACTCCGGACAAGCCGACCCGGCTCGACCGTGACGGAGCCGGCGTCGCCCGCCGCCCCGTCCCGGAATCCCAGCGCGGGCGCGGCGTACTGGACGACCCCACCGTGGCCGAGCTCGCCGCGGTCGGCCACCGGATCGCCGACGTGCTCGGCGTTCCCCAGGACGTCGAATGGGCGATCGCGGCCGGCCGCGTCTGGATTGTCCAGGCCCGCCCAATCACCGCACCGCTCCCCGGTCTACCCGGCGGCACACCCACGACCTCGACCTTGGCGGGGATTCCCGGCAGCCTCGGCACCGCGACGGGACCGGCGCGGATCCTGCGCGGCCCTTCGGACTTCTCTCGCACCCAGCCGGGCGACGTCGTCGTCTGCCGCTACACCGACCCGGCCTGGACGCCGTTGTTCCGGATCGCGGCCGCTGTCGTCACCGAGACCGGAGGGGCACTCTCCCACGCCGCGATCGTCGCCCGCGAGTACGCCATCCCCGCCGTGCTCGGCGTACCCGACGCCACGACCAGAATCCTTGACGGTGAACTCCTCACCGTCGACGGCACCGCGGGCGTCGTCACACCCGTACGTCACTGAAGGGAGTTCGCCTGTGTACGCAGGCGGTCCGCGAGCCGCAGCGCGAACGCGTCGCGTTCGTGCGCACTCACCTCGTCGGCCTCGTCGCGCCCGATCAGACCGAAGACCTTCGGGCCGCGAAGGGCAGGGTCGAGGTCGACAGGACGTGGTACGACGTGGAAGTGCAGGTGGAATCCGGGTGCCTCGCCGAACTCCGCGACGTACGTCCTGGGCGTCCCCAGCTCCGCCGCCAGCGCCCGCGCCAACCGGAGCTGCCATGTGCCCAGGCCGGCCGCCTCCTCAGCGGTCAGGTCGGCCAGCTCCATGACGTGCCGGCGCGGCACCAGAACCAGCCAGCCGAGCAGTCCGCTGCCGGTGGCGTGCACGACGCGCCAGTGGTCGTCGTGGCCGACCACCTCCCGCGGCGGCAGCCGGTCGAACTCCGCCTCGCGATCGCAGGGGTAGCAGTCGCCCGGGCTCACGCGGACCAGTTCGGGTCGCGGCCGCTGAGACCGAGTGCCTGGTCGAACAACGGGGCGCCGGCCGGGACGTCCACCACCGCGCCGAACAGCCCCTCCCGGTTGGCCAGCTGCTCGGAGGAGGCCGACATCGAGGTGAACTCGAACACCACCTTCGCGCTCTCCTCGTCGACGTCGAACGGCTGGCCGGTCGCGCGGGCGAGGTCCCAGCCGTGCAGCACGACCTCCTCCAGCGACACCATGCCGGCGACCTGGGCGGGAAGGGTGAGGCCGCCGGCCTGCGTCTGCCCCTCGTAGGCGTCGGGGTCGGCCCAGGCCGTGGTGAGTTCCTCCAGCTGTCGCGGGATGGTTTCCCGCCAGTCCGCCGGAAGGTTGTCGACCGAGAACTGCGCGGCGCCTCCTGCGATGTCACTACCTGGCGGTGACTTGCGCGCGGCGGCGGCGAACGCGATCGACAGGCCGCGGATGTGGTCGAGCAGGTCGCCTACGGTGTAGGCCTCGCACGGAGTGCGCGCCCGCAGTTGGTCGTCGCGGACCCCGCTCACCAGCGCGGAAAGCCGGCGGGTCGCCGGGCCGAGGTCGTACACACCGTTCACGTGGGCCTCCCCGAAGGTCGTGTGGGGCGTACGCACCCGTTGTCGTACCCACCACGTCGTACACACCCTGCCCAACCGGCCCGGCGATGTCCACGCCCCGCGCTCAGCAGATCAGGCCGCGCTTCGCCTCCGGGCCGTGGCCGACGGGCGCCTCGCCGATCCAGCGTTCGTCGACGGGTTCGGACGCGAGCTGGTACCGCGAGTCCGACGACAGCCGGATCCGGTTCGAACGGTTGTCCAGGCTGGCGTGCACGAGGTAGATGCTGAACGTCAGCAGGTCACCGGCGCGGAACTGCGTGGTCAGCCAGCGGCCACCGAGTCGCTCGCGCACCTCCACCGGGTCGTCGGACAGGCTGCCGTTCCAGCGCGGCTGCTCACCGTCGGCGCCTGAGTCGGCTGCACGATCTTCGTTCGTGCAGTAGGTATCGACGTCGCGAAGGGCGTAGTCGTCGCGAATCTCGGCCCGCCGGTGCGATCCCTCCAGCACCATCAGCCCGCCCTGTTCGAAGTCCGCGTCGCCGAGCGGTACCCACGCGGTGCAGACGTCGTGGGTTCCGCGGCCCATGAAGACCACGTCCCCGTGCGGCGCCGTGCCCCGGCCCGGCGCGACCGCGCGCATCCAGGTGAAGTCGTAGTGCCGGACCGGGCCGCCCAGCAGGGACTCGTAGAAACCCAACAGCTGTTGGCCGTACAGAAGCTGGTGCAAGGCCGGGTTGTCATGGGCGAGATCGGGCTTGAACGTGAGGTTCGAGTCGGCCGGCGCGACCGCGAGGTCGGCAGGGAACGCCGGATCAGTGAACCCTTCCTCGTGCAGCCGGTCGGTCACACTCCTGCGGGCGCCGGCCACGGCGGCCGGGTCGAAGAAGCCGGGCAGGAAGAGGTACCCGTCCTCGATCATCCGCTCCCGCAGGGCAACCGGATCGCCGAGGACGTCGGTGGAGTCGCGCAGCTGTCCCAGCGAGGTCGGCGCCGGGTCGAGTTCGCGTCCTCGTGAGGACAGGCGCGGCCAGTGCGCGGTCGGGGTCTGTGTCGGCGCGGTCACGGGGACCATTCCTTCCGGGGTCGGCTCTGTGGCGTACACGTCCGAGTGCGAGCGTGTGGCGTGATCGTGCGGTGTGATCGTGCGGTGTGATCGTGCGGGCCGGGACCCGTCAGCTGTGGTTGTCCGGATCACTCCAGAACCACGCCTCGGGCTCGTAGATCGCCGGCACCGGAATGTCCCAGGTGTTGATCTGCCCACCCAGGAAGAGGTTCTCCCGGCGCGGCACGTTCTGGAGTTCCTTCTTGACAAGGATGACCTGCGGGTAGTCGGCCACCACGCCGAGGAAGAAGGGGCCGTCCTTGATGTGCACCCTGGCCATGTCCCACAGCAGCCGGTTGCGGCGCAGCGGGTCGGTCTCGAGCCGCGCCTGGCCGTAGAGGTTCCACAGGCGTTCGACCGGACCGCCCTTCTCCGGCAGCACCCACGGCGGGTGCCGCTTCCACGGGCTCACGTCGCGCTCCTTGCGCAGCGCGGCCGGGTCACCACTGCGCATGATGTAGGCCTGCCCGTGCAACGGCGCCCAGGTGTCGGGGATCGTCGGGATCACCCAGGACGGCCAGCTCATGATGCCGCCGCCGCCGATCTCCCAGGCGGTGTTGCTCATCAGCTCGCCGCGGCTCCACATGTCCGACCACGCGGTGGGAGCCACCGGATTGATCTCGGTGCGGATCCCGACCGCGTTCCAGTCCTTACGCAGGAAGTCGTTCTTGCGGATGTTCGCCTTCGCGGTGTCGGCCGGATAGTCCAGCCGGACGACGAGCTTGCTGCCGTCGGGCTTCTCGCGATAGCCGTCGCCGTCCTTGTCGACCACGCCGATCCGGTCCAGGATCGCCTTCGCCTTCTCCGGGTCGTAGGTCACGTAGGAGTCCCGCCAGGAGCGGTACAGCTTCCTGCTCTCCGCGTTCACCTGGAACTCCGGCGCCTTCGGGCTGAGCGTCCCGGTGGTCAGCTCACCGGTGTTGTAGTACAGCGCCTTGCGGACGTCCGCACGGTTGTAGGCATGGGAGAGCGCCTGCCGAAACTCGGGCTTGCGGATGAGCTCGCGCATCGCGGCGTCGGGATAGTCGTAGTTGAAGAAGAACATCGAGCCGCTGCCGGAGCCGCTCCCCCAGAACCACACCTGCACGCCGGTGCGCGAGGCGGCCTGTTTGAGCCCCTCCACGTCGGCGAGGTCGATGTTGGTGTGCTGTCCCTCGGCGAAGTCGGCCTTGCCCTGGGTGTACTGGAGCTTCATCACCTCCTGGTCCTTCACGGCAGTCCAGACCATGCGATCAATGAACGGCAACTGGTTGCCGGCCTGGTCCACACACCAGTAGTACGGATTGCGTTCCCAGACGGCGTTGCGGCCTTCGTGGTAGGTCGTCAGGTGCCAGCCGGTGGTCACCGGGCAGTCCGGATTCGACAGGTGGTTGGCCTTGTTGTCGTGTTCGACGTACCAGTCCTTGGCGGTGATCTTCGGGTTGTACTTCGGGTGGAACTTCCGGAGGTAGTGGTGTGGAAGCAACCAGTCGGCGCCGACGCTGCGGTTCACGGTGTCCGCGAGCCGGTCGGGGGTGTCCGCGGCCGGACTGTCGAACTCCAGCACCAGGGTGAACTCATCCGGCGCGGTGATCTTCGCGACTGTCCCCTTGCCGGAGACCGCCTCCTCCGGGGGCACCTCGGGGTGCTCGGCGTTGAGGACCGTGTCGTTCCACCAGTACATGATGTCGGCAGTGGTGAAGGGAGCACCGTCGGACCATCGCAGACCCTTGCGGAAGTGGAAGGTCCACCGGGTGAAGTCGTCGTTGGGCTCCCAGCTCTGTGCCAGCCCGGGGCCGACGTCCATGCCGTCGTTGAGCCAGCGCACGATCGAGTGGCCGTACATGTACTGGCCGATGGATGCGTCGTCGGCAGTGGAGGCGGTGAGGTAGCAGGTTCCGCCGTACTTCCCGGGACGTTGCCAGCGGTGCGGTACGACGTACGGCGAGGCGGGGACGCGCTTGCCCAGCGGCGGCAGGCTGCCGGCCTTCACCCGCGCCGCCAGCGCGGGAGCCTCGTGCAGGCGGTCCGGCACCGGCAGCGGCTTGGTGACCGACCCCTTGGCGTTGCTGCGCTTCGCTGCCCTGGTGGGCGGGCCGCCCGCCTCGCCGCCCGCCTGACACGCCGCCAGCGTGACCGTGGCCGCGCCGGCCGCGGACGCCCTCAGGAACCCACGCCTGCTCAGACCGGAACCCGGATCCATGATCACTCCTGATCTGCCGACGGCTCGCGCGGCGGTTGGGACTTTCGTCTCCGACGTCGTGTGCGAGTCTGCTCCGGAGCGACCTGCGAAGACATGGACAAACCGATCACCTTCATGGACTTTCGTGGACGGGGCCGACGGCCCGTGCGACAGTGCAGGATCGCGGCAGGACCGCGGCGGGCGCGGCGTGGACGGAGGGGTGCTGTGGTCCAGGGATGGTCGCGTTACCTCACCCCGACCCCGGTCCAGCGCCGGCTCGGACTGGCGTGCCTGGGAGCCGGCCACAAGCTGGAGTTGGACCCGTGCCCACCTCGGGTGCTGCGTTCCCACGCGGCCGTGCTCGTGGTCGACGGCGAGGGCTGGCTGGAGTGGGGCGAGAGCCGCCGGCGGGTGGCGATCACCGCGCCCAGCCTGTTCTGGCTGTTTCCCGGCGTACGCCACTCCTACGGTCCGGACGGCCCGGGCTGGCAGGAGGTCTGGACGCTGTTCGAGGGGCCGGCGGTCGACGCGTACGAGGAGCTCGGCTACCTGTCCCGGACCGAACCGGTGGTCCCGCTCACCGACCCGTTCCCGGCCCGCACCGCGATGGACCACCTGCTCGCCGCCTGCCGAGGCGAGTACGCCCGCGCCGAGGTGGAGGCCGCACATGCCGTGCACACGTTGATCCTGGGTGTTCAGGACCAGCGGGACGACCGCCGCGACGATCTGGTGCTGGCGGCGCTACGGGAGAACGCCTGCCGGCCATGGTCGGTGGCCGAGCACGCCCGCCGGGCGGGGCTGTCGGTGAGCGCACTGCGCCGGGTGGTCCGCCGCGACGGCGGCTGCTCACCGAAGGAGTACCTGCTGCGGATCCGGCTCAACCGCGCCAAGGAGCTGCTGGCCGAGTCGGAGCTCACCGTCGCCGAGGTCGGCCGCCGGGTCGGTCACGACGACCCGGCGTACTTCTCGCGGCTGTTCACCCGGCGGACCGGTATGGCACCCCGGGACTTCCGGGCACAGGAGCAGCGACCACGCACGTCCTGATGCGCTACCCGGCCTTCGCGCGGTGGAGAGTGGCGGCGCTCTGGTCGGTCAGGGACACCGCGTCCGCGAGCGCGGCACCCGGCCGCCGGGACGTGCGGGCGGAGTCGGGAGCCCCGCCACCGGCCTGCATCGCACCGGCGAGAAGGTCCCGGAACGCGGCGGCCGGCGTCACGACGACCTCGGCGTCCAGGCGCAGCAGCGGCAGCTCCAGCAGCCGGGCA
This Actinopolymorpha cephalotaxi DNA region includes the following protein-coding sequences:
- a CDS encoding helix-turn-helix transcriptional regulator, yielding MVQGWSRYLTPTPVQRRLGLACLGAGHKLELDPCPPRVLRSHAAVLVVDGEGWLEWGESRRRVAITAPSLFWLFPGVRHSYGPDGPGWQEVWTLFEGPAVDAYEELGYLSRTEPVVPLTDPFPARTAMDHLLAACRGEYARAEVEAAHAVHTLILGVQDQRDDRRDDLVLAALRENACRPWSVAEHARRAGLSVSALRRVVRRDGGCSPKEYLLRIRLNRAKELLAESELTVAEVGRRVGHDDPAYFSRLFTRRTGMAPRDFRAQEQRPRTS
- a CDS encoding ABC transporter substrate-binding protein; this encodes MDPGSGLSRRGFLRASAAGAATVTLAACQAGGEAGGPPTRAAKRSNAKGSVTKPLPVPDRLHEAPALAARVKAGSLPPLGKRVPASPYVVPHRWQRPGKYGGTCYLTASTADDASIGQYMYGHSIVRWLNDGMDVGPGLAQSWEPNDDFTRWTFHFRKGLRWSDGAPFTTADIMYWWNDTVLNAEHPEVPPEEAVSGKGTVAKITAPDEFTLVLEFDSPAADTPDRLADTVNRSVGADWLLPHHYLRKFHPKYNPKITAKDWYVEHDNKANHLSNPDCPVTTGWHLTTYHEGRNAVWERNPYYWCVDQAGNQLPFIDRMVWTAVKDQEVMKLQYTQGKADFAEGQHTNIDLADVEGLKQAASRTGVQVWFWGSGSGSGSMFFFNYDYPDAAMRELIRKPEFRQALSHAYNRADVRKALYYNTGELTTGTLSPKAPEFQVNAESRKLYRSWRDSYVTYDPEKAKAILDRIGVVDKDGDGYREKPDGSKLVVRLDYPADTAKANIRKNDFLRKDWNAVGIRTEINPVAPTAWSDMWSRGELMSNTAWEIGGGGIMSWPSWVIPTIPDTWAPLHGQAYIMRSGDPAALRKERDVSPWKRHPPWVLPEKGGPVERLWNLYGQARLETDPLRRNRLLWDMARVHIKDGPFFLGVVADYPQVILVKKELQNVPRRENLFLGGQINTWDIPVPAIYEPEAWFWSDPDNHS
- a CDS encoding HIT family protein; protein product: MSPGDCYPCDREAEFDRLPPREVVGHDDHWRVVHATGSGLLGWLVLVPRRHVMELADLTAEEAAGLGTWQLRLARALAAELGTPRTYVAEFGEAPGFHLHFHVVPRPVDLDPALRGPKVFGLIGRDEADEVSAHERDAFALRLADRLRTQANSLQ
- a CDS encoding phytanoyl-CoA dioxygenase family protein; this encodes MTAPTQTPTAHWPRLSSRGRELDPAPTSLGQLRDSTDVLGDPVALRERMIEDGYLFLPGFFDPAAVAGARRSVTDRLHEEGFTDPAFPADLAVAPADSNLTFKPDLAHDNPALHQLLYGQQLLGFYESLLGGPVRHYDFTWMRAVAPGRGTAPHGDVVFMGRGTHDVCTAWVPLGDADFEQGGLMVLEGSHRRAEIRDDYALRDVDTYCTNEDRAADSGADGEQPRWNGSLSDDPVEVRERLGGRWLTTQFRAGDLLTFSIYLVHASLDNRSNRIRLSSDSRYQLASEPVDERWIGEAPVGHGPEAKRGLIC
- a CDS encoding PEP/pyruvate-binding domain-containing protein encodes the protein MRVITSLAAATPDTCGAKAATLATLLRHGFPVPDGFVVTFDAYRAARAAAPEQARPDGRGGGGGEWTMPDLLAEHVSRKLTELGDPPVAVRSSAANEDGRAASAAGQYETVLAVRGTRAVLDAVATCWRSAGSDRVAGYRGRFHPSYEPDEPGGVPMAVLVQRLVEAEMSGVMFTPDRTRTSTRIEAAWGLGPSVADGTLTPDSYEVGATWRITRLTPDKPTRLDRDGAGVARRPVPESQRGRGVLDDPTVAELAAVGHRIADVLGVPQDVEWAIAAGRVWIVQARPITAPLPGLPGGTPTTSTLAGIPGSLGTATGPARILRGPSDFSRTQPGDVVVCRYTDPAWTPLFRIAAAVVTETGGALSHAAIVAREYAIPAVLGVPDATTRILDGELLTVDGTAGVVTPVRH
- a CDS encoding TIGR03086 family metal-binding protein; this translates as MNGVYDLGPATRRLSALVSGVRDDQLRARTPCEAYTVGDLLDHIRGLSIAFAAAARKSPPGSDIAGGAAQFSVDNLPADWRETIPRQLEELTTAWADPDAYEGQTQAGGLTLPAQVAGMVSLEEVVLHGWDLARATGQPFDVDEESAKVVFEFTSMSASSEQLANREGLFGAVVDVPAGAPLFDQALGLSGRDPNWSA